GGCTCAAAGTCCAGCGCGTGATAGATTACAGACACCTAAACAAACAAGAACCATCGGAACCACTTCATAAAGTGCATcaaatcattattttttttgtctggTAAACATAAAATAGAGCATGTGAACCAGAACTGACCTGTCCAGTACCAATCTCAAAGTAGTTGTAATCCACATGGATGGAGGACATGGTTCTTCCAACAGGAGGTTTGCTAGAGACTGGGGTTGGGACAGGCTCTGCATTCTGAGGTGGAGGAGCCTCTTTAACCACGTCCTTTATGGCTGGCTTTTCTGCTGCTACCACCTGCCATGTTATTGAAGATGTTTTTGGGTCATTTGTCTCTGATCACATGATTTCTTATTTTTCCACATCTCGAGTGAAAGCAGTCAAGGAGAGACTTGCAGCAGAGGTGAGAATGTGGATGCTTACCTGCTTGCTTGCCCTTTCTTTGACAAACTTGGCAAACTTCTTGCGTGGCCCCAGGGGAATGCCCATCTCTTTTAAATCCTCAACTGTGCACATCAGCTACAgaggacaaacaaaaaatacacgTCACTGCTTTTGTCTCATTGTATTACCACATAAtgataaatatatagatattaaCGAGACGGTAAAAATGAATCCCTTACAAAAGATTCTATATCAATCTTCTCCTGCTCAAATGTGCTCTGGTATTCTGAGAGACCCAGGTGCTCCAGAACAGCTGATAGGTCTGCAAactcctctccatcctccttCGATTCCTCCTCACACACCGCCTGACTTGGAGCATTGTTCTCCTCACTGACTGGTGTGCTGATCTGCTTCATGAAGCACAGAGGTTTTCAGCAAGTTATTAAACGTTCTATAGTAACCAGGGGCCTATACTACGAAGCAAGTTCAACATGCCCAGATTATCTTTTTGTTAGCtggttgggggaaaaaaaaaaaaagtcaacacAGGCTTCACAATCAATGAGCCCGTTCACATAGAAGGGCTCTACTGGACTTTGTATCATTTGGAAGAATCGAGAGGGTTAAAGCCAAGCTATCTTGAGAGAAACAAATAATTACTTCTGTATTCATTAAGGCATGATAAGGTTACCTAGGGTGGTATAATCTGATGGTGTATTgcattaaataaatattttgctttgatttatttttgtgtgtacatCGATATTAGCGTCATGTCAAATCTATCCGCAGGATCAAACATTTTAAGATAGGCAAAGCTCCGTCTGATAACATATTTGAGGGAAGCTTGCAAGTATCATCCAGGATGAAACCTTAAGTTACCTTTTATTTGTAATTCCCAAATCCTGAGCTGTAGTACAGGCCGCCTCATGTAACCCAACTGACAAATAACCATTAATTATGAACTCATCAGGAGGTGGTATATTTTCAGTTCATGACCACAATTTACCTATGCAATACCTTCAGCGTACTGTGCACACATTCTCAGTCATCACTGGAAATGAGCTTTGGCAGGCTAAGAGCAGAGTAATTGCCATCCATGTCCATACCTGTTTGGCATCAGGCGAAGTACTGCCATTGGCCGTTGGGGTACCAGAAGGAGAGCCTGTCTTCTGATTTGATAGCAGGTCAAAAAGAATGAGAGAACCTGTAAAAGATATTGGGGGGTTAAAGCGGTTCAAGATTTACAATGAAGTCACTCCACCAATCGTTCCTTCCTGTCTCCAAAGTGACATGACACCAGAGTGTATTTTCCTACCTAAACTGTGTCCAGACACAGATATACCGCCTTTAAAGTCAGGATTCCTTTCCATGAAAAGAGCGTAGATGCGATTGATCTCCTTGGCAACTGTGTCCATGATAGTCTGGCAGTATGTGGGGCTATTGTAGAAGAGGACATCTAGGAGGGTCTCGTTAGTGAAATGGCGTAAACGACCtgtgctgggtagagtgatcTTCTTTATCCGtctgcaagaaagaaagaaaaagcaaACGGAGTTCCAATCAGTTGACTCAAAAGCAAAGAAACAAGCGGAGCTCTCGTAGCCCTTTTCCACCGACAGAGAACCGGTTCTGTTCTCGTTCCCGAACCAAAACTTGAACAATTCGGAGCATTTCAACTAAACAAAAACTGGTTCAGAATCTGGCACTTTAGTTCGGGGCTGGACCAAAGAATTTTGGGAGTGGGTGTGTCATTCTAAACACTATTGAGTTTGCCCTCCTTATCAACTGTTGCCATGATTAAACAAAACTAGTCAACTAGCACTACACTGCGACGTTAACTAGCATTTTATTaacttttgtttatgtgtgcaacAACCATTGTTGATGACGCATCCTTGGTCTGTCCAAAACTAGTGGAAATGCAGGTTGGTTCATTACATAGCATTGATGTTCAAAACATTCTGAACTGAACCGGTTCAAGAATGTGTTCTCTGACGGTCGAAAAACGCCCTCAGCAACTTGGCGGCCCCTTTACCTGTCCACTCCGGTGGCATCACCATGCAGGGCTGTGTGCCACTGCACAGGCAGGAACTCCACCCTGCTGATGACCCGCTCATCCTGGGGCTTCTTAAAGTGACTCTGCAGGAGCTTCAAGGACACGCTGCGGAAGTCGTCCACTGTCGAGGCACAAGATGAAGAACAAAAATGgaacactcactcacccactcacttgAGTCTTAGACCACTCAACCAGCGGATAGCATTTGAGTGGCAAGCAGTTTAAAGCAGTCTTCAAAAAGGCTactcaaaatgtatgtaacAGATTTGATTTGGCATGAAGAATATCTAACTACCCATCCCTGTGGTGACTATTAGTCACCAAGCATGAAATGCTGAATGATTAGATAAAATACTTTGCTGAAACTTGCCCTGATGATAAAGTTTCAGCAAAGTACAGTATTTGCCATCAGGAGCACTGgaaacacactcaccacactccACCATGCTCCTGAACCTCAGGTCACACACTGGGCCAATCCCATGTACCATAAACACCAGATGGTCAACCTGCGGCATTTCTCCTGGGGGGGGGATTTAGATGAGGTAAGTGACACTAGAAAAACACAGGGATGTTGATAGTACATGTTTCTGGTACACCTGAGGGCACCTGTCCTTACCATCAGGGACTTCATCATGGTCATCATCTACCCCCCTCTTGACCACTCTGGGTCTCGTCTGCCCATCTTGGGTGGTGCCCCATTCATCTGGCATGGCAGACGGCTGGAACTGAACAATCACCTAAACGGAGACACGCCAGACAAGGCAAAGCATGTGAGTAAGGTCTAAACAGATGACGTCTGAAGAGCGAGCACATGAGCACCCATTTGTATTACTGTTGACAGTTTGGATTTTGTATTGCTGTTGACAGTTTTTACATCCAAGTTATCAAATTAACTTTGAGACAACTGAAtctattttaaaatgttttgaatGCTATAAGTCctccacagaaaaaaaaaaaagactaaactaaactaactaGGGCTGCAACAATTAACTGACGCTGGTTACAAAGAGGCAGGTCATGTCTTACCTTTGGATTATGCATGACGATAGTTTCTCCAGATGGGAATTCCAGTCTCCGATGCCACTGATTAGTGGATACAGCTTTTTTATATTCAGCCTTAGAAAAGGACACATGATAAAttacttaaagggaaacttggcaggatttccccctctgctggagaaattgtgcattatgctatttcaaactgtggaaaaaggtaacgataaagcacatggatttgtttacaagctagcgaacggttagcataagtttggttacgatgttacaaggtaagaaacacgatttaaaacgagtttcttgtttctcacttctctttccgggacggtaagtctcaatgttgcaaggttggttttccgcctggggacgctaagcgcagcggggaaagtcaccgtttttaccggaacaggtcatttaaccatccaaatgatttctaaacgggtttattacgttgaaatagttgccaagttcccctttaatcaAGGGTTTCAGTAGATTTTCCTGACATGGCTTGTGTGTGAATAATTGAAGACAATACATGTGAATAATTATTTCCATACAAAATCTGCAACTGGTCTAGAGGATGCAAAAATAAGTAAagtacaatattttttttccaacaccaaAAACCCCCCCTCATTGACAAAACTGTTGTGGGCACTTAATTACCATCATTATTTACCATCATTAATTATCATTAGTACATTACTTTGTACTATTTGATTTTATTGAAAGTATTTACTACTTTACAAACATCAAACACGTTCCTATTAAAGTGTTAGGGGGTTGGGGGTATATTCATCAACACTGACAAACCTCCAGTTTCTCGCTGAACTCCTCTGAGTATGGAATGAAGCGGCTGTCTGTGTCTCCTTTGTAGAACCAGCTGCAGCGTCGCACCTCTGTTGGCTCCTCCTCCCAATACACCGCCGTGCGCATCCGGTCATACAGCTGGACGTCATAGCGGCCGCCATCCGTGGACACAATCACATTCTCTGGGTCTGGTTGGACTAGGGACACAGGAATGGTTTATTGGACAAATGAGTGCAGTTTGTTGCATGATCCATCCATTAATTTAAAGATACAAGAGGGAATAAGTCAATCTGTAACATTATATCATCAGTTATGCAACATTAACCTGTCTATTGACATCTTAACTTGTGATACTGGCTGTCCTATGAAGAGTTTAACTACATTTCCTTAAAATGaagcccacacacatacacacaaaatctATTTCAACTGCATTGTTAATTTTAACCCCCACTTAACAGCAACCTATACAATGGGGGAAACACTACTAATCCACTGTGTTGGTATACCTGAATTAAAGGTCTCCTCCAAGTGAAGAGAGTCCAGGATACTTAAGGGGAGCCAGACCTTCTTGGACTCCACTTGCTTGCAGTAGAACCAGTGGAGCTGCACAGGCTCGTAGACGTTGTAGTTGTACGGCATCATAGGGTTGGCCGGGACCAGAGGTCCAGCCATACTGGGCCCCATGGGGGGCATTGGACTCTGCgtggtaggaggaggaggaggaggagggggctggAGGGACACAGAGGGATATGAGTTAAGGATATCCAAAGAGAGAAGAGTACTAATTAAAGTGAAAACGATTGTGGCATTGCATTAGTGGAGGTCATGGTCATGTACATTAGCTGAATGATTAACTTTGAAGGACAGGAGACTGAACTGTATCTCAGTATATTAGGTGTTCTAATCACGAATCATATCTAATCATAAACCATATTACTTCTGAACCGACAACTGAACTTGGGTGAGTGGCTAAAATCCTAATGGATTTAAATTCGCGAGTGTGACGGTGAATGCAGTTGAGAATAATGGCCAGTCGTACCGTTGCGAATGCAGAAGGTCCCATCTGGAATGTCTGAGCAGGAGGTCCCTGTGTGTAAGGGTTGGTGTTCTGTGGGGGAATCTGCTGCAGGACTTCCGGGGCCGGGATATAGGGGTTGGCCCTGCTGCTCAGAGGCGTGTGACGATAGGGGTTGTAGGACTGCTGGGAGGcctggggaggtgggggagctCCCATGGTGGGAGGGGGAGTAAACTGGCCCATGGGGCTTTGGTAAACTGCACTGTTGAACTGCGGAGCTGCGGCTGCGCTGGAGAGGGGTAATGTGGGGCCGGCAGCCAACGTGGCAGCGGCAGGGCTGGAGACCAGCGAGGGGCCAGAGGTCATGGGGGCGACAGTGGGGGCTGGGGGCGGGCATGGCTGGTGCCCGATGGAGGCGAAAGGGTCGCTGCTGGTGGTCGAACTGGAGAAGTAGCTGAATGTGGAGGGTTGTGGGGCTGTGCTGGAGGTCTGGCCCAAGAAGCTGTCTTCCTCACCAACGTCAGTGGAGTCATCTGCAGAAACACAGAAGAAGGTGAAGGTgagtcattccgtgtcaaatgacacaaaatccaggaaaatgggTGTAGCACCGACTCAAAGTTTGTTTACACAATGTTTAGGTTCCATAACTaaaacctgtaaaatatttttgttcaattCTATTGTTTTTTATAGTATTTTTGCCCTTGATTGTTTGCACTCTATAAAAAGCCTTTtcttggaggccatgtttggacATTTATATCTTAAAAAGTATTATTCTTAGCCTGACCAAACTTTGTAGAATGGAAGACATACATGCTCTCAGTCATTAAACGTTTGTACCACAGTCTCATTCTTTTTATAGAAGTCACTAGTTCagaaaaaacatgcaaaaaaatgATATTGAGGGTCTACAAACTCTtttattcgccttattcacccggcggccagaacgaggctaaagggtacacttgccattacacctacacttgccattacaccactcccgtttgcaaactgccaaaaagaaaaaaactcacCGAAAAAGtccaaaacaaaaggccataataataaggataaaacaaggtgtgtttgtatttttgtgtcattttgcctgtaactacatgcatttattctgtgaATGGGACTTGGTACAATATTGGTACTTTACACACTAAATATCCATATACTTACCCATTTTCACATAGATTTGTATGGTCCTACTGGCTACCCCACATTGGTTTTAGGACCCATTGATGATATAGACAAGTTTTGATCAAAATCTGAGAcgtgcagcaacaaccttactgtatctgatttgacacggaatgactcAGGTGACATTTCACTTACATTGCCTTACCTTGCCTTGATGTTCACTTCAAGATGTAACACATATCGTATAACACTACTTAAAATACTGCAATTTACATTTAACTTGAAGTACAAACAAAATATAAACATTGCTTAAGTTGCCCCATGCCTCCAGACATTTTCTACAACGTGACACACAAGTGAAGAAAAGAACAATTAATGGGATGGGTCTGTTGTAGAAAAATGCTCTAACCTACAAAGTAATAGTTGTCCAGACCAAACCAAACGGTTTTTACAGTTTGATGCTTACTTGACCCGACAGAACAAATCATAACATTAGGACTGTTTTAATTTCTACTATACACATAATGGACtatttcagttttatttaggTACATCATTAGTACGCAAATGACGCGATGTAGGACATCAAAGGCATTACATGCCTGTCATGGCTCTAATTAGTATTTTTATCGAAGACCCAAGAACCTTTAGCATAACCTGACATCGGATGACAACTCATTATCAACAAAGTACACATAACAAATATAGGCTACAACTGGACTGTAACAGTTTGGAAACTGAGTAATTTTGTCTTTGACATGCTAATCATTGTAATAACACTTGTAAAAATGTATGGTGTTCGCCCACATTTAAAAGGGGATTGAAAACCGAATCTAGTTCCCTTTAACATTCAAGTGCTTTCACTATCCTATGCCTATCTGACCTATTTGGCTAGTTCAATGACTGTAGAAAAGATGCCAGCTGACATCAACCATAGTAGACATCAGTTGGCTACTACCACTTTTCTCACATGATGATGACATTGAGGTCGAGTAGACAACCACAAGAGACTAGTGATAGCAAAAAGGCAACATAATTATTTTAACAATTTAGCTGACTAGCCAGATAGCTGGCTAACAAGTTATCCAAAAGCTAGCTTACTTTGACAGGCTCAAACAGTTGGCTAGCAAGTATGTTTCCTTATCTCACCTCCCGATAACACCGCAGGACCAGAGGCTTGACTGACAGGTATGAAAGGCAGGTTAAAATTGAACTCAGGTGCCGCAGAGAACAGTAAATTTGCGTTTGAATTGGGAGCGTTACTACCCCTTCTATCAGCCATTTTTGCTTAGAAATTACACGTAGCTTATCCTCCAGCTGGACAAGGCATAACTTCACTCAACCCGGATCTGAGAAGGTTCCTCTTCGTCATTCAGTGCAGAATAGTTTGCGCGGAGTGTCAAAGTGGTACAACATAAAGACGATCTCTGCCAAAGGAAAACCCCACGCTAAGGTTAATTATTTGTTCTATATATCTGCGAAAGTCGCGGTCGAAACGTTTATCGTGTCAGAAAGACGGAAATCTTTTTCAGACCAAAGTAATCAAACATTTAATCGATTATAATTGCTATGCCCCTATATGCTGCCCCCTGTTGCTTTGGCTGTCTTACTACTTTAGTAGAGTTTACTACAGTCATAAAATAAATCAAATTCTCCCTGCTTTAAGTCTTTGTTATACAtttgctaaaaaaaaacatttaattatCGTTTTTGTTCGTCTAAGGCATTTACCATCAAATACAGAATAGTTGCGGCAAAATTAATCTGCTTGAGTCTATGGCTTGAGTTCACAGGTTAAAGTTTTATGACGTAATTTTCCCGCCACGGCTAACTGAGTGGGGTGGGACAACGTGATTACAGATCAAATTGGTGGACAGTGTCTTGTGAAAGAAATATACAATAATATTACTTACATTTTCATCAATACAATGCCTTCCGCACAGGACTGGATTAATAATCCTCTGGGCGTTGTCGAGGGGATGTTTGGTAAGAAACAAACCCATGCGAGAATGTTTGCTTGCTTGATAGCTAACGaagttaacttagctaaaaaGTTGAAAAGCTTATCCACATGTCCGTATAAATTTGTGTTGCGTTTTAATTCGCATCTTAATTTACATTCTACTTTTGCAAACAGTGAGTAAAACTAAGAAGACAGTTTTGGTGTTACCATCGCACTATAGTTGGGTTTTTTGGGGCAAATACAAAATGATAACTTTGACTGTTATTGTTGTGGTTAGGAACGTGTCAGTTGTCTCCTTATCCTTTCATTCGTAATGGCTCTTGTTGAagcatatttatatatattaatCTGTGAGTATGTTAACTTTTACAGCACAGAGCAACTGTAATCCAGAATGGGGGGAAAAAGTGGTGGATTACTTCAAAGACAAATTGTCAGAGAAAGAAGCACAAACTTGGGTAAAAAGACGTGattttttttgtcacttgaaaatGTTATGGCCATGCGAGGCCTACAGTTAATGTAACTAAAAAAAAAGACGGAGGAATTGATCACAGACTTGAAGAACCTGCGACATTTTGAATGGCTCTCTGATATGAGCCTGTATTTACAGGTTCCCTCACTGAACGACGTTCCTCTCCATTACCTGAAGCCCAACAGTCTGGTGAAGTTCCGTTGTCTGGTGCAAGACATGTTTGATCCAGAATTCTACATGGGAGTGTATGAAGCTGTAGACCCTGTGACCAAGTCAAAAGCaagtcttgttttgttttgatacgGGTGGTGGTAGGTAGTGTTAAAGAGCCGGGCTAGTATGCAgttgcctgaaaagttgtgggttaaaTTCCTGGCTTCCTTCGTTCtgcacttgagcaaggcacttaatccCAAGTGGCTCCGGAGACATTGGCCTTTgtaatttcattgacataatAAATCGCctgttaaatgaataaatgtaaatggaaACTGGATTTGACAAATACATGACGTGACGCTAAAACTAAAGCACAAActagtgttttattttttcaatTGATAGATTTAAACTAGACAGTAACAGCAATTTGGCCTGTGTTTCATAACAGACTTTTGTGATTATTTCAGAGTCTGAAATGTGGAAAATACAAGGATGTCACAGACTGTGTTGTAAGTACCTTACTTGTCTACTTTACCTTAGTTACTATACTATACAACCATTTATTGATTATTTACTGatttttagggggggggggtatttttgTCATGATTTTATAGTAGGTTGCATTGCATCATTGCTACATGCATATGAGACACAACTAGTAATTCCCTTTTAATACCAAATGGGGGCAGTATCATAGTATGTAGGCAATATATCAATATTGCATATCACCATCTCTGAAAACCTGAGAAGTGTATTTTATTGTAACTTCTTTGTGATCTGCCTCACAGAAGGAGGTATTAGGCCATAGTTTGAAGAGGGTGGTGTTAGGGGTTTTGCATGAGAAATTAGAACTTGAAAATCTTGCAGGATTTTCTTTAAGACTAAATTACATTGAGGGTTTTTGTTTTCTGTAAGCTCTATATGCATTGTGCTGCCATTTGCTATTGCATAGAAATGAAAGTGCTTGAAATGTTTGTATGGCTAATTCAAACCAAACCAAGGTATTCCTCTATCTGATATCAGCAGGTGGATTTCAATTCCAGAAACAGTGTCACATCTGAAAGACAAACCTTCTACTGTGTGCCAGTTCCAGGGGAATCTCCATGGGTGAAAGAGATATCCTTCACATTCATTGTTCCTAGTGATTAAGAACAACATCAATGAAAAACTCAATCATCACCAAAGTCATAGCTATTGCTTTaacctttaaatgaaagttTTATGCAAGAGATGAGTGATTTTAAAAATTACACATGATGACATGATGATCTCCAATAGTCTGGATGTTGGACACTGTTATATTAGTTAATTTATTCCTTGACTGTTGACCACTGCTATGCCCACTCTAGCCAGGCTCGTGTCATTCCCTCCACCTCTTACACTCCAAACCGACAGAAGCGCAGCTATGAAGACGATGATGAAATGGACACACAACCACAAAGGCCAAGGGACTCAAACACAGGTAGAAGGAAAAATGGCACCAATATGTATTCTGCCATTTGGGTTAACGGCACCTCTATGTAATCCGTCATTTGGGTATTGTTGGTTAAATAATTTTATGACCACTCATTATGAAAATCCACTTTTTTATGTCATGTTTTAAAGGGTGATCTAATGATGAAAGTTTTGTCACTCACTTCAATCTGTTAATTATGTTGAAGTTTttgtgaaatatatatatatatatatatatatatctttttcAAAAACATTCTCTCACCAGTAACTTTCTGCCACTCTCTATACAGGATCTCATAGTTCTGGTGACTCCCAAAGAAATGGTGACCCCAAACGCCAGGAGACAGAAGCTCCCTCTAGCAGCAGCACCTCTCCCCCAAGCTGCGCTTCCCCTCTGGACCTGAACTACCCCTTACCTGGAGAGCAGGGCCCTGCCTGCCTGGTCAAGGTACCTGCAACTTCTGTGGCTCTTCACACCTGT
This genomic stretch from Alosa sapidissima isolate fAloSap1 chromosome 16, fAloSap1.pri, whole genome shotgun sequence harbors:
- the LOC121685249 gene encoding SEC23-interacting protein isoform X2, coding for MADRRGSNAPNSNANLLFSAAPEFNFNLPFIPVSQASGPAVLSGDDSTDVGEEDSFLGQTSSTAPQPSTFSYFSSSTTSSDPFASIGHQPCPPPAPTVAPMTSGPSLVSSPAAATLAAGPTLPLSSAAAAPQFNSAVYQSPMGQFTPPPTMGAPPPPQASQQSYNPYRHTPLSSRANPYIPAPEVLQQIPPQNTNPYTQGPPAQTFQMGPSAFATPPPPPPPPTTQSPMPPMGPSMAGPLVPANPMMPYNYNVYEPVQLHWFYCKQVESKKVWLPLSILDSLHLEETFNSVQPDPENVIVSTDGGRYDVQLYDRMRTAVYWEEEPTEVRRCSWFYKGDTDSRFIPYSEEFSEKLEAEYKKAVSTNQWHRRLEFPSGETIVMHNPKVIVQFQPSAMPDEWGTTQDGQTRPRVVKRGVDDDHDEVPDGEMPQVDHLVFMVHGIGPVCDLRFRSMVECVDDFRSVSLKLLQSHFKKPQDERVISRVEFLPVQWHTALHGDATGVDRRIKKITLPSTGRLRHFTNETLLDVLFYNSPTYCQTIMDTVAKEINRIYALFMERNPDFKGGISVSGHSLGSLILFDLLSNQKTGSPSGTPTANGSTSPDAKQISTPVSEENNAPSQAVCEEESKEDGEEFADLSAVLEHLGLSEYQSTFEQEKIDIESFLMCTVEDLKEMGIPLGPRKKFAKFVKERASKQVVAAEKPAIKDVVKEAPPPQNAEPVPTPVSSKPPVGRTMSSIHVDYNYFEIGTGQVSVIYHALDFEPSNFFALGSPIGMFLTVRGLERIEETYQLPTCKRFFNIYHPLDPVAYRIEPMILPDLDLKPILVPHHKGRKRLHLELKESLTRMGSDLKHSVISSLRSAWQTLNDFARAHTSNTQLQAELAIVANQIQEEEQKQLQGEEGEMGKMVDSPEQKEDYLSVKIGMLNGGNRIDYVLQEKPIESFNEYLFALQSHLCYWESEDTALLILKEIYKTMGIHPEQIIH
- the LOC121685249 gene encoding SEC23-interacting protein isoform X3, yielding MADRRGSNAPNSNANLLFSAAPEFNFNLPFIPVSQASGPAVLSGDDSTDVGEEDSFLGQTSSTAPQPSTFSYFSSSTTSSDPFASIGHQPCPPPAPTVAPMTSGPSLVSSPAAATLAAGPTLPLSSAAAAPQFNSAVYQSPMGQFTPPPTMGAPPPPQASQQSYNPYRHTPLSSRANPYIPAPEVLQQIPPQNTNPYTQGPPAQTFQMGPSAFATPPPPPPPTTQSPMPPMGPSMAGPLVPANPMMPYNYNVYEPVQLHWFYCKQVESKKVWLPLSILDSLHLEETFNSVQPDPENVIVSTDGGRYDVQLYDRMRTAVYWEEEPTEVRRCSWFYKGDTDSRFIPYSEEFSEKLEAEYKKAVSTNQWHRRLEFPSGETIVMHNPKVIVQFQPSAMPDEWGTTQDGQTRPRVVKRGVDDDHDEVPDGEMPQVDHLVFMVHGIGPVCDLRFRSMVECVDDFRSVSLKLLQSHFKKPQDERVISRVEFLPVQWHTALHGDATGVDRRIKKITLPSTGRLRHFTNETLLDVLFYNSPTYCQTIMDTVAKEINRIYALFMERNPDFKGGISVSGHSLGSLILFDLLSNQKTGSPSGTPTANGSTSPDAKQQISTPVSEENNAPSQAVCEEESKEDGEEFADLSAVLEHLGLSEYQSTFEQEKIDIESFLMCTVEDLKEMGIPLGPRKKFAKFVKERASKQVVAAEKPAIKDVVKEAPPPQNAEPVPTPVSSKPPVGRTMSSIHVDYNYFEIGTGQVSVIYHALDFEPSNFFALGSPIGMFLTVRGLERIEETYQLPTCKRFFNIYHPLDPVAYRIEPMILPDLDLKPILVPHHKGRKRLHLELKESLTRMGSDLKHSVISSLRSAWQTLNDFARAHTSNTQLQAELAIVANQIQEEEQKQLQGEEGEMGKMVDSPEQKEDYLSVKIGMLNGGNRIDYVLQEKPIESFNEYLFALQSHLCYWESEDTALLILKEIYKTMGIHPEQIIH
- the LOC121685249 gene encoding SEC23-interacting protein isoform X1, whose translation is MADRRGSNAPNSNANLLFSAAPEFNFNLPFIPVSQASGPAVLSGDDSTDVGEEDSFLGQTSSTAPQPSTFSYFSSSTTSSDPFASIGHQPCPPPAPTVAPMTSGPSLVSSPAAATLAAGPTLPLSSAAAAPQFNSAVYQSPMGQFTPPPTMGAPPPPQASQQSYNPYRHTPLSSRANPYIPAPEVLQQIPPQNTNPYTQGPPAQTFQMGPSAFATPPPPPPPPTTQSPMPPMGPSMAGPLVPANPMMPYNYNVYEPVQLHWFYCKQVESKKVWLPLSILDSLHLEETFNSVQPDPENVIVSTDGGRYDVQLYDRMRTAVYWEEEPTEVRRCSWFYKGDTDSRFIPYSEEFSEKLEAEYKKAVSTNQWHRRLEFPSGETIVMHNPKVIVQFQPSAMPDEWGTTQDGQTRPRVVKRGVDDDHDEVPDGEMPQVDHLVFMVHGIGPVCDLRFRSMVECVDDFRSVSLKLLQSHFKKPQDERVISRVEFLPVQWHTALHGDATGVDRRIKKITLPSTGRLRHFTNETLLDVLFYNSPTYCQTIMDTVAKEINRIYALFMERNPDFKGGISVSGHSLGSLILFDLLSNQKTGSPSGTPTANGSTSPDAKQQISTPVSEENNAPSQAVCEEESKEDGEEFADLSAVLEHLGLSEYQSTFEQEKIDIESFLMCTVEDLKEMGIPLGPRKKFAKFVKERASKQVVAAEKPAIKDVVKEAPPPQNAEPVPTPVSSKPPVGRTMSSIHVDYNYFEIGTGQVSVIYHALDFEPSNFFALGSPIGMFLTVRGLERIEETYQLPTCKRFFNIYHPLDPVAYRIEPMILPDLDLKPILVPHHKGRKRLHLELKESLTRMGSDLKHSVISSLRSAWQTLNDFARAHTSNTQLQAELAIVANQIQEEEQKQLQGEEGEMGKMVDSPEQKEDYLSVKIGMLNGGNRIDYVLQEKPIESFNEYLFALQSHLCYWESEDTALLILKEIYKTMGIHPEQIIH
- the LOC121685249 gene encoding SEC23-interacting protein isoform X4 — translated: MTSGPSLVSSPAAATLAAGPTLPLSSAAAAPQFNSAVYQSPMGQFTPPPTMGAPPPPQASQQSYNPYRHTPLSSRANPYIPAPEVLQQIPPQNTNPYTQGPPAQTFQMGPSAFATPPPPPPPPTTQSPMPPMGPSMAGPLVPANPMMPYNYNVYEPVQLHWFYCKQVESKKVWLPLSILDSLHLEETFNSVQPDPENVIVSTDGGRYDVQLYDRMRTAVYWEEEPTEVRRCSWFYKGDTDSRFIPYSEEFSEKLEAEYKKAVSTNQWHRRLEFPSGETIVMHNPKVIVQFQPSAMPDEWGTTQDGQTRPRVVKRGVDDDHDEVPDGEMPQVDHLVFMVHGIGPVCDLRFRSMVECVDDFRSVSLKLLQSHFKKPQDERVISRVEFLPVQWHTALHGDATGVDRRIKKITLPSTGRLRHFTNETLLDVLFYNSPTYCQTIMDTVAKEINRIYALFMERNPDFKGGISVSGHSLGSLILFDLLSNQKTGSPSGTPTANGSTSPDAKQQISTPVSEENNAPSQAVCEEESKEDGEEFADLSAVLEHLGLSEYQSTFEQEKIDIESFLMCTVEDLKEMGIPLGPRKKFAKFVKERASKQVVAAEKPAIKDVVKEAPPPQNAEPVPTPVSSKPPVGRTMSSIHVDYNYFEIGTGQVSVIYHALDFEPSNFFALGSPIGMFLTVRGLERIEETYQLPTCKRFFNIYHPLDPVAYRIEPMILPDLDLKPILVPHHKGRKRLHLELKESLTRMGSDLKHSVISSLRSAWQTLNDFARAHTSNTQLQAELAIVANQIQEEEQKQLQGEEGEMGKMVDSPEQKEDYLSVKIGMLNGGNRIDYVLQEKPIESFNEYLFALQSHLCYWESEDTALLILKEIYKTMGIHPEQIIH